The Arthrobacter alpinus genome contains a region encoding:
- a CDS encoding helicase associated domain-containing protein produces MTTLINLPLKTATVRDLVWDEMFLLLEDYRDVHGTVEVKNTLIFRGMSLGRWVKTQRESQAKGKLPADRAARLADLGMEWMPHHQSLWAKRYDLLLLYRDQHGNVEVPQSFVTDGVPLGVWVGKQRMKYRRGQLSPERVASLEKAGISWENQKRSWKDAFSILESYREEYGHVNAPDGCTYQGLHLGTWLQTQRRAYRVGTISSERIVALENLGVVWSLNDASWEHHFALVTTYKEKHKTANVPTRFIEGDVKLGTWIKNQRIAFKKGTLLPERQARLESLGVRL; encoded by the coding sequence ATGACTACTCTGATTAATCTCCCACTGAAGACCGCTACCGTCCGTGATCTGGTGTGGGATGAAATGTTCTTGCTCTTAGAGGACTATCGAGATGTTCATGGGACTGTGGAGGTGAAGAACACCCTCATTTTTCGTGGCATGAGTCTTGGTCGGTGGGTTAAAACCCAACGAGAATCTCAAGCAAAAGGAAAGCTGCCCGCGGATCGTGCCGCGCGGCTGGCTGACCTTGGCATGGAGTGGATGCCTCATCATCAAAGCCTGTGGGCGAAGCGATACGATCTGTTGCTGCTCTATCGGGATCAGCACGGCAATGTAGAGGTGCCCCAGTCTTTTGTGACCGATGGTGTCCCGTTGGGTGTCTGGGTAGGCAAACAACGGATGAAGTACAGGCGTGGACAGCTGAGCCCCGAACGGGTGGCGTCGTTAGAGAAGGCTGGAATCTCATGGGAGAACCAGAAACGATCATGGAAGGACGCCTTCTCGATATTAGAATCCTACCGAGAAGAGTATGGCCACGTGAATGCTCCAGATGGATGCACCTACCAAGGCCTTCACCTTGGGACCTGGTTGCAGACCCAGCGCAGGGCGTACCGCGTGGGTACCATCAGCTCCGAGCGCATTGTGGCCTTGGAAAACCTCGGCGTGGTGTGGAGCCTCAACGATGCCAGCTGGGAACACCACTTTGCTCTAGTCACTACGTACAAGGAGAAGCACAAGACAGCGAATGTCCCTACACGATTTATCGAGGGTGACGTGAAGCTAGGTACCTGGATCAAGAACCAACGCATCGCGTTCAAAAAAGGAACCTTACTCCCTGAACGGCAGGCACGTCTGGAATCATTAGGAGTCCGCCTCTAG
- a CDS encoding ParA family protein — MTPTVTAIGNRKGGVGKTSVTLGLAMGLALIGRRVLVVDLDPQSNATTALEAEGEFDIFDVLYGGEAGTLGQAIVSTSWAGVDAVSGSESLSRIES; from the coding sequence ATGACACCGACAGTGACAGCAATAGGCAATCGAAAAGGTGGCGTCGGAAAGACATCTGTCACCCTGGGACTGGCAATGGGTCTAGCGCTAATCGGGAGACGAGTCCTGGTTGTAGATCTTGATCCGCAATCCAACGCAACCACGGCGCTGGAAGCAGAGGGGGAGTTTGACATATTCGACGTCCTTTACGGCGGTGAAGCGGGAACTCTCGGCCAAGCCATAGTCTCAACATCCTGGGCAGGGGTTGATGCCGTATCGGGATCAGAATCCCTTTCACGGATTGAATCTGA